Proteins encoded together in one Phaeodactylum tricornutum CCAP 1055/1 chromosome 25, whole genome shotgun sequence window:
- a CDS encoding predicted protein encodes MSVRQVKDTNRNVGGDHVEDGDGTVEFVSALLSFVITPNLRLPDFVETAFFLSFPLPYFLTLTGTEDPLVLLQGFSSGEVEIPIGLKTSALIPVETDLLPGLKQCRGGGGGLIKPSSVPEDTTYGGRIYSEGPEPISSIFLEEQSIGPATQPTMVPATRQMTSEAVYAHILDNILLLSQEHPIRLSFQQQGYETAIDILSIFENELDALGYKSPTPIDGVDNPRIPLLMAHRQILRHFLRWQASLERQKGSPMKPSELIALNNEDFVQYRGSALGQVSTTNSPSTLAPTSTSITPKVRSAADDFRRGVKCDKTHYPVLKDDKYWDNFYRLFVVTAVSHNVEKVLDPMYALTEPSDKALFEEQKKFVYSALEHTLQTDMASAKISSATTLGYLTTAKYGSSWTGTAEGFILHWKNHLCIYHNTVPMAEQLPKQLCLSLLENAVHNVPELCQVKITATLDLAKGDFDTDPDVNYNIDLSPSVLYEANAHARRENCTNNRHHSTPTNRERPYIPRDMWNQLSDDAKAILQGLAAPAKVLPVSNGLARPLMAHVHATGSRDAAPDDNNGTPVDTFHDCAPETELLAHLSDRVGRMDPGDIRKVLAASRNTVSTGSLRPHGTTKSLQSNVLQYQVSRHTVQNTTSALVDRGANGGLAGSDVTVLHKTGRSANITGINEHTLSNLDIVTAAGLVESQRGPIVVIMHQYAHLGKGKTIHSSAQLEHCHNCVQDRSRTVGGNQRIVTLDDYIIPLNIRQGLPYMDMRAPTSHELHSLPHVVLTSDVDWDPSVLDNEIDMKAEWHTDIHDLPGMPYIEPRFDNLGQYMHRHVAICNSQRHDALDRILTCNKHAVQRNEHDYDALRPCLAWVSSDTVRKTIFATTQYAREVYNAPLRRRSLVTDVYPMKTDKEFVNALEDHIRYRGAMDKLISDRAQAEISKKVTDITRAYHIDQWQSEPHHQHQNFAE; translated from the exons atgTCTGTGCGACAGGTAAAAGATACCAACAGGAACGTGGGTGGTGATCATGTTGAGGATGGCGATGGAACCGTTGaatttgtgtcggccttatt gtcgttcgtaataacgcccaaccttcgtttaccagactttgtcgaaactGCGTTtttcctgtctttc ccgcttccctacttcctcacgctaactggtaccgaggacccactagtactgctacAGGGTTTTTCG TCaggtgaggtagaaataccaataggcctgaagacctcagccctgattccggttgaGACGGACTTACTGCCCGGCTTAAAGCAGTGccgggggggggggggggggctaatcaaaccctcgtcagtccccgaggacactacctacggaggtagaa tatacagcgaaggacccgaacccatAAGTAGTATTTTTCTTGAAGAACAATCTATTGGTCCGGCTACCCAGCCCACAATGGTACCTGCCACCCGGCAAATGACAAGCGAGGCTGTCTATGCACACATCTTGGATAACATTCTCTTGTTGTCCCAAGAACACCCTATCCGTCTTAGCTTCCAACAGCAGGGATACGAAACAGCCATCGACATTCTCTCTATCTTTGAGAACGAACTCGATGCCCTCGGTTACAAGTCTCCCACGCCTATTGACGGTGTAGACAACCCACGGATCCCACTGCTCATGGCGCATCGACAAATCCTGCGTCATTTTCTACGTTGGCAAGCATCCcttgaacggcaaaagggGAGCCCCATGAAGCCTTCGGAACTCATTGCGTTGAACAACGAAGACTTTGTTCAGTATCGAGGATCAGCACTTGGCCAGGTATCGACAACCAATAGTCCCTCGACTTTGGCCCCCACCTCAACGAGCATCACCCCTAAAGTGCGATCTGCTGCTGACGACTTCAGGCGTGGCGTTAAATGTGACAAAACGCATTATCCCGTACTCAAGGATGACAAGTACTGGGATAACTTCTACCGTTTGTTTGTGGTCACTGCAGTCTCGCATAATGTTGAAAAGGTCCTTGACCCAATGTATGCTCTTACAGAGCCCTCTGACAAAGCACTTTTcgaagagcaaaagaagTTTGTGTACTCTGCACTAGAACACACACTGCAGACAGATATGG CAAGTGCGAAGATCAGTTCAGCCACCACGCTTGGTTACCTAACTACGGCGAAATATGGATCCTCATGGACAGGCACAGCAGAAGGATTTATCCTTCATTGGAAGAACCACCTTTGTATCTACCACAATACTGTACCAATGGCTGAGCAACTCCCAAAGCAACTGTGTCttagtcttttggagaatgctgtcCACAATGTACCGGAACTTTGTCAAGTGAAGATCACAGCCACTCTTGACCTAGCCAAAGGAG ACTTTGACACTGATCCGGATGTTAACTACAATATTGACTTGTCACCTTCCGTACTCTATGAAGCCAATGCGCATGCCCGCAGGGAGAATTGTACTAATAACCGACATCATAGTACGCCCACTAACCGTGAACGACCTTATATCCCTAGAGATATGTGGAACCAGCTCTCAGATGATGCTAAGGCTATACTTCAGGGATTGGCTGCCCCAGCTAAGGTTCTCCCGGTTAGTAATGGATTGGCACGTCCCTTGATGGCGCATGTACATGCAACTGGCAGTCGCGACGCAGCCCCGGACGACAacaatggaactcccgtgGATACCTTTCATGATTGTGCACCAGAAACGGAACTCCTAGCACATCTTTCTGATCGGGTTGGACGTATGGATCCAGGCGACATACGTAAGGTACTTGCAGCGTCACGCAACACCGTATCAACGGGTTCCCTCCGTCCTCATGGTACCACCAAGTCACTTCAGTCAAATGTGTTACAGTACCAAGTCTCCCGACACACAGTACAAAATACCACATCTGCACTTGTCGATCGCGGTGCCAACGGTGGACTTGCGGGGAGTGATGTTACCGTACTGCACAAAACTGGACGTTCAGCCAACATAACCGGTATAAATGAACATACCTTGTCCAATCTAGACATTGTCACGGCTGCCGGTCTTGTCGAATCGCAACGAGGGCCCATTGTTGTTATCATGCATCAATACGCGCATCTTGGTAAAGGTAAAACCATCCATTCCAGCGCCCAACTTGAACATTGCCACAATTGTGTTCAAGATCGGTCTCGTACCGTGGGCGGCAACCAACGTATTGTTACCCTGGATGATTACATCATCCCACTAAACATACGACAGGGTCTTCCGTACATGGATATGCGCGCACCCACCAGTCATGAACTTCATTCCCTTCCCCATGTTGTTCTTACTTCTGACGTTGACTGGGACCCATCAGTTCTCGACAACGAAATCGACATGAAGGCTGAATGGCATACCGACATCCATGACTTACCTGGCATGCCATATATTGAGCCACGATTTGACAATCTCGGCCAATACATGCACCGACACGTTGCCATCTGTAATTCTCAACGTCACGATGCTCTCGACCGTATACTTACGTGTAACAAGCATGCTGTCCAACGCAATGAACATGATTATGATGCCCTCCGTCCTTGCCTGGCATGGGTCTCCAGTGATACCGTTCGcaaaaccatttttgcaACCACTCAATATGCGCGTGAGGTCTATAATGCACCTCTAC GGAGACGTTCCCTGGTCACTGACGTCTACCCCATGAAAACCGACAAAGAATTTGTCAACGCCCTAGAGGATCATATCCGTTACCGTGGGGCCATGGATAAGCTCATCAGCGACCGTGCTCAAGCTGAGATCAGTAAAAAGGTTACTGACATTACACGGGCTTACCACATTGACCAGTGGCAAAGCGAACCACATCATCAGCACCAGAACTTCGCTGAATGA